A genome region from Pseudomonas pergaminensis includes the following:
- a CDS encoding TOBE domain-containing protein, producing the protein MTIKAINVRNQFKGVIKEILLGEVVSEIDVQTASGIVTSVITTRSVRDLELKVGSEVIAFVKSTEVSIAKL; encoded by the coding sequence ATGACCATTAAAGCGATCAACGTGCGCAACCAGTTCAAGGGCGTGATCAAGGAGATCCTACTGGGGGAAGTGGTGTCGGAAATCGACGTACAGACCGCGTCCGGCATCGTTACTTCGGTGATCACCACCCGCTCGGTGCGTGACCTGGAATTGAAAGTGGGCAGTGAAGTGATTGCCTTTGTGAAGTCCACCGAAGTGTCCATCGCCAAGCTGTGA